One Rossellomorea aquimaris DNA window includes the following coding sequences:
- a CDS encoding SDR family oxidoreductase, whose product MKKGKYLITGFPGFLSLNIVEELSSQEKASTIYLLHLDTMTEEAEELAGKLAGNKGTDLILVKGDITQPDLGMSEGKIGEIRETVEYVWHLAAIYDLAVPENLAYKVNVEGTRHVNSFCKTLHQLKRYVYFSTAFVAGTRKGEVYEKELEYPPSFNNFYEKTKYEAEVLVEELKEILPITIIRPGIVKGSSKTGETVKFDGPYFIMNMFKRLSFLPWIPFLGEGNALINIVPVEYVVRASIYLGHEGIGTGKTYHLTDPQPVTVNEVYEQILWHMYKKQPRGRVPLSLSNWALGFRFVRRYLRVEREALDYFTLEGRFNCQYAQEDLRGSHIQCPTLSSQIEKMVEFYLEHSSNEKLHVKIN is encoded by the coding sequence ATGAAGAAAGGGAAATATTTAATCACGGGGTTTCCAGGGTTTTTGAGTCTTAATATTGTGGAAGAATTAAGTAGTCAAGAGAAGGCATCAACGATCTACTTGCTTCATTTAGACACTATGACTGAAGAAGCAGAGGAATTAGCCGGTAAGCTTGCAGGAAACAAAGGAACCGACCTCATTTTAGTGAAGGGAGACATTACACAACCGGATCTTGGAATGTCAGAAGGAAAAATAGGTGAAATACGCGAAACAGTGGAGTATGTCTGGCACTTAGCTGCCATCTATGATCTTGCCGTGCCTGAAAATCTTGCATATAAAGTAAATGTCGAGGGAACACGACACGTTAATTCTTTCTGTAAAACTCTTCACCAATTAAAGAGATACGTTTATTTTTCTACTGCGTTTGTGGCCGGTACACGTAAAGGAGAGGTGTATGAGAAGGAGCTTGAGTATCCACCCAGCTTTAATAATTTCTACGAAAAGACAAAGTATGAAGCAGAGGTATTAGTGGAAGAACTCAAGGAAATCCTGCCGATTACCATCATCCGCCCCGGTATCGTTAAAGGAAGTTCAAAGACGGGTGAGACAGTTAAATTTGATGGTCCGTATTTTATTATGAATATGTTTAAGCGATTATCCTTTTTACCTTGGATACCCTTTCTCGGAGAAGGAAATGCCCTCATCAATATCGTTCCCGTCGAATATGTCGTCAGAGCTTCTATATACCTCGGCCACGAAGGGATCGGAACAGGAAAAACCTATCATCTTACCGATCCACAACCAGTTACGGTAAACGAAGTATATGAACAGATTCTATGGCATATGTACAAGAAACAGCCGCGGGGAAGAGTTCCCTTATCTCTTTCCAATTGGGCACTTGGCTTTCGGTTTGTACGAAGATATTTGAGGGTTGAACGTGAAGCGCTTGATTATTTTACACTTGAGGGAAGGTTTAATTGTCAATATGCTCAAGAAGACTTAAGAGGATCTCACATTCAATGCCCAACCCTCTCAAGCCAAATTGAAAAAATGGTTGAATTTTATCTTGAACATTCCTCTAACGAAAAATTACATGTGAAGATTAATTAA
- a CDS encoding efflux RND transporter permease subunit, whose product MKISDFSIRRPVFTIVTMLLILILGGVSLLRIPLKLIPDLNPPVGVVVTNYPGASPEEVVEKLTKPLEESLSTLPGMKNIQSTSREGSNFILLEFSWTTSIDEIENDVLQRMDQTPLPDGADNPRFLKFDPAQFPIIQFSLREEGKESNLKTLSENLKLELTRVEGVANVNVSGSLQDEVVIELNQQALKDNRLSQSDVINTIRANNVTSPGDTIETDGQTLTTRVMSELQSVDELEKLVLLVNPQNGKKITLGEVATVEKKQQDTNTITRANQESAILFSVLQQSDANTASVSKAFQDELDRLLQQDQYKSIKADILFDQGDYITQAIGNIANSLIIGGAFAMLVLFLFLKNVKSPLIIGVAIPYSVIVTFVLMFFADFALNIMTLGALALGIGMLVDNAIVVIENIYRHLSLGKTPREAASIGAKEVGGAITASTLTTVAVFLPVVFISGLLGELFTEFALTISFSLLASLVVALTVIPMLASRLLKKPKGNLEAKRRRSKSRKTFARSVKWALRHRFIVLFITALTLVAGGFGLTTVGTQFLPPTDEGFFNMRVELENGASVEETNKVVNAIEDRLEKEKDVDVFVSLVGTTQEESFRGSSKGNIAEVYVKMKPLEDRGRSIFTFADEVKPEIEKAAKKVNDSSEISFNLQSTSGSSPQTLTFNLRDTDPNRLDQSVDALFNSLKGMENVSEVTTDQMETVKEVQMKVNRDKALEQGLAPAQIGTLVQDVTRGVLATQMVTETSDVINVLVQYDRNITENLDSLKKLLIPNGQGKYIQLNSVVDFSIEDGPVSIQRIDQQHAVQFTLKYSSSTNLGAISKDVDEKIESLELPNETLVSFSGDRELLEDSIDDMALALGLAIVLVYMVMAAQFESFKYPFVIMFTVPLMVIGVAIALAVTQTPISISAIIGVIVLAGIVVNNAIVIVDYINQRKESGINSFDSIVEAVQDRARPILMTALTTILGLLPLALGLGEGTEINQPMGIAVIGGLISSTLLTIYVIPIVYSFFDKETRRMKRNPEAYGNKE is encoded by the coding sequence GTATTCACCATTGTCACAATGCTGCTCATTCTTATTCTTGGAGGAGTTTCCCTCCTCCGAATCCCATTAAAGCTCATTCCTGACCTAAATCCTCCAGTTGGGGTCGTCGTGACCAATTATCCTGGCGCCAGTCCTGAAGAAGTGGTGGAAAAGTTGACAAAGCCACTGGAAGAAAGCTTGTCCACTTTACCGGGAATGAAAAACATCCAATCTACTTCAAGGGAAGGCTCAAACTTCATTCTCCTTGAATTTTCATGGACAACTTCCATTGATGAGATAGAAAATGATGTACTTCAAAGAATGGATCAAACTCCACTTCCAGATGGGGCGGATAATCCCAGGTTTCTTAAGTTCGATCCGGCCCAATTTCCAATCATTCAATTCTCGTTACGTGAAGAGGGTAAGGAAAGTAATTTAAAAACGCTATCAGAGAATTTGAAGTTGGAATTAACCCGGGTTGAAGGAGTGGCCAATGTAAACGTTTCAGGTTCACTCCAGGATGAAGTGGTCATTGAATTAAATCAACAAGCGCTGAAAGATAATCGTCTAAGTCAATCTGACGTTATTAACACGATTAGAGCAAATAATGTAACATCGCCTGGGGATACCATAGAAACTGATGGACAAACCTTAACCACCCGTGTTATGAGTGAATTACAATCCGTGGATGAACTGGAAAAATTGGTGCTGCTAGTGAATCCTCAAAATGGTAAGAAGATTACCCTAGGGGAAGTGGCGACTGTTGAGAAAAAGCAACAGGACACGAATACGATCACTCGTGCCAATCAGGAATCTGCCATCCTGTTTAGTGTGTTACAACAATCCGACGCAAACACGGCTTCTGTTTCAAAAGCATTTCAAGATGAGTTGGATCGTCTACTTCAACAAGACCAATACAAATCAATCAAAGCGGACATTCTCTTTGATCAGGGCGACTACATTACCCAAGCGATAGGAAATATTGCAAATTCCCTTATCATTGGTGGGGCTTTTGCCATGCTTGTTCTATTTCTATTCCTGAAGAATGTAAAGAGCCCGTTAATCATCGGAGTGGCGATTCCATATTCTGTTATCGTTACATTTGTCTTAATGTTCTTTGCTGACTTTGCTTTGAATATCATGACTCTCGGAGCACTTGCCCTTGGAATTGGAATGCTTGTGGATAATGCCATTGTTGTAATTGAAAATATTTACCGGCACCTATCCCTTGGGAAAACACCTAGAGAGGCTGCGAGTATCGGAGCCAAAGAAGTGGGTGGAGCCATTACGGCATCTACTCTAACAACAGTTGCAGTGTTTTTACCTGTTGTCTTTATTTCAGGTTTGCTTGGTGAATTATTTACCGAATTTGCTTTGACCATTTCATTTAGCTTATTAGCATCCCTCGTTGTAGCCTTAACGGTCATCCCGATGTTGGCAAGCAGATTATTGAAGAAGCCTAAAGGAAATCTCGAAGCGAAGCGCAGGCGCTCAAAGAGCAGAAAAACATTTGCCAGGTCTGTCAAATGGGCCCTTCGTCACAGATTCATCGTCCTGTTTATTACGGCTCTTACTCTTGTCGCGGGCGGTTTCGGCTTAACGACAGTAGGAACACAGTTTTTACCTCCTACGGATGAAGGGTTTTTCAATATGAGAGTCGAATTAGAAAATGGCGCATCCGTGGAAGAGACGAACAAAGTTGTAAATGCAATTGAAGATAGGCTGGAAAAAGAAAAAGATGTTGATGTTTTTGTTAGCCTGGTCGGTACAACTCAGGAAGAGTCCTTTAGAGGAAGTTCAAAAGGGAATATTGCTGAAGTGTACGTAAAAATGAAGCCTTTAGAAGATCGTGGGAGATCCATATTCACTTTTGCAGATGAAGTAAAACCTGAGATAGAGAAAGCTGCAAAAAAGGTAAATGATTCATCGGAAATTTCTTTTAACCTCCAGTCCACATCAGGTTCTAGTCCTCAAACCCTGACGTTCAATTTAAGGGATACAGATCCAAATCGATTGGATCAATCTGTTGATGCATTATTCAATTCTTTGAAGGGTATGGAAAACGTATCAGAAGTGACCACGGATCAAATGGAAACGGTCAAAGAAGTCCAAATGAAAGTGAACCGTGACAAAGCTCTCGAACAAGGGTTGGCACCAGCTCAGATAGGCACCCTTGTACAGGACGTAACACGAGGTGTATTGGCGACTCAAATGGTTACAGAGACGTCTGATGTAATAAATGTCCTCGTTCAATATGACCGTAATATTACTGAGAATCTGGACTCACTAAAAAAACTTCTTATCCCTAACGGACAAGGAAAGTATATTCAATTAAATTCTGTAGTAGATTTCTCGATAGAAGATGGTCCTGTCAGTATACAAAGAATCGATCAGCAGCACGCAGTTCAATTCACTTTGAAGTATTCATCGTCCACCAATCTCGGCGCAATCTCGAAAGATGTGGATGAGAAGATTGAATCATTGGAACTCCCGAATGAGACGTTGGTTTCATTCAGTGGTGACAGGGAGTTACTGGAAGACTCAATTGACGATATGGCACTTGCACTGGGACTGGCAATTGTTCTTGTCTATATGGTCATGGCTGCACAGTTTGAATCATTTAAGTATCCATTTGTCATTATGTTTACAGTGCCGCTAATGGTCATCGGGGTCGCAATAGCGCTGGCGGTAACTCAAACACCTATAAGCATTTCAGCGATTATTGGGGTCATAGTCCTGGCAGGCATTGTTGTAAACAATGCGATTGTGATTGTCGATTACATCAACCAGCGTAAAGAATCCGGAATCAATAGCTTTGATAGTATTGTTGAAGCAGTTCAAGACCGGGCACGGCCGATACTAATGACCGCATTGACGACGATACTTGGCCTGTTACCACTTGCCCTGGGACTCGGTGAAGGTACTGAGATCAATCAGCCGATGGGTATAGCCGTCATTGGCGGGTTAATAAGCAGTACACTGTTAACGATTTATGTCATTCCGATTGTATATAGTTTCTTTGATAAAGAAACGAGAAGAATGAAGAGAAATCCTGAAGCATACGGTAATAAAGAATAG